The following proteins come from a genomic window of Metarhizium brunneum chromosome 2, complete sequence:
- the veA gene encoding Developmental and secondary metabolism regulator veA: MAASSVQIPTHPSRDSVQCIRRVTRENRTLWYQLTVLQQPERARACGSGMKANSDRRPVDPHPVVELRIIEGPSVGEGKDITFDYNANFFLYASLEQARTMAHGRVQSAAATNPPILTGVPASGMAYLDRPTEAGYFIFPDLSVRHEGYFCLSFSLFETTKEEKDFDMEPANSDLPPGVDWRMEIKTNPFNVFSAKKFPGLMESTQLSKTVADQGCRVRIRRDVRMRKRDGKSSAFERREEDFRRRTVTPAPEDPHGIRNRSLSNSSEHRVPYAPEPHRRPSAVDAYHAPPPPPGYDSGPPPSRSCHLSFGEHPTAQYATPRHYPAPPPLNGHVQLPVAAPYSSPGQATNYVKPEQSNYGYPTHTRNPSSTCPSPVPSVKHELSYDRAPGNYVSPSPSRYSETSRRDSHQSYPPTPLLPQPPRRTSQTSLAPLKIAALVSPSPLPPIEAQTEPVPVSPIIPTGGKRKHQDVFMHGLQNGQRQQDTQYGRFKGLSPETLEGRYSRADGKVDVIQFNRYQ; this comes from the exons ATGGCCGCCTCATCTGTACAGATCCCCACCCATCCGTCGCGGGACTCGGTGCAATGCATTCGCCGAGTCACGAGAGAGAATCGTACTCTCTGGTATCAGTTGACCGTCCTCCAGCAGCCAGAGCGAGCCAGAGCATGTGGCTCGGGCATGAAAG CCAATAGCGACAGACGGCCAGTTGATCCTCACCCAGTTGTGGAACTACGCATCATCGAAGGCCCTTCGGTTGGTGAGGGCAAGGATATCACCTTCGATTACAATGCcaactttttcttatatGCCAGCCTCGAACAGGCACGCACCATGGCCCACGGCCGAGTTCAGAGCGCTGCCGCTACGAATCCTCCCATTCTGACCGGCGTTCCCGCCTCTGGCATGGCCTACCTGGACCGCCCTACCGAAGCTGGTTACTTCATCTTTCCCGATTTATCCGTTCGACATGAAGGGTACTTTTGTCTTTCGTTCAGCTTATTCGAGACTACCAAGGAGGAAAAAGACTTTGATATGGAGCCTGCCAATTCCGACCTGCCGCCCGGTGTCGACTGGCGGATGGAAATCAAGACGAATCCATTCAACGTCTTTAGTGCCAAGAAGTTCCCTGGCTTGATGGAGAGTACCCAGCTTAGCAAGACGGTTGCGGATCAGGGATGCCGAGTTCGAATTCGACGTGATGTGCGAATGAGGAAGCGCGATGGGAAGTCGAGTGCATTCGAGCGACGAGAGGAGGACTTTCGCCGCAGAACCGTTACACCCGCTCCCGAAGACCCTCATGGCATCCGAAACCGATCCTTGAGCAACTCAAGCGAGCATCGGGTCCCCTACGCACCTGAGCCGCATCGACGACCTTCTGCCGTTGACGCCTATCatgctcctccaccacctccGGGTTATGATTCTGGTCCTCCGCCGAGCCGTAGTTGTCATTTGTCGTTTGGAGAGCATCCTACTGCCCAATACGCCACCCCGCGACATTATCCGGCGCCTCCCCCTCTGAATGGACACGTTCAACTGCCGGTTGCCGCACCATATTCTTCGCCTGGTCAGGCGACGAATTATGTGAAGCCGGAACAGAGCAATTACGGATACCCTACTCATACACGCAATCCGAGCTCGACCTGTCCATCTCCTGTTCCGTCAGTCAAGCATGAGCTTTCCTATGACAGGGCACCGGGAAATTATGTGTCACCCTCCCCATCGAGATATTCGGAGACCTCGAGGCGGGACTCGCATCAATCATACCCGCCTACGCCATTACTGCCACAACCACCGCGCCGGACGTCGCAAACGTCCCTGGCACCGCTCAAGATTGCTGCGCTGGTGTCCCCTTCACCTCTACCCCCTATCGAGGCCCAGACAGAGCCTGTGCCTGTGTCTCCTATTATTCCTACAGGGGGCAAACGAAAACATCAAGACGTCTTTATGCACGGTTTGCAAAACGGACAGCGCCAACAGGATACACAGTATGGCCGTTTCAAGGGTCTCAGCCCTGAGACTCTTGAAGGCAGGTATTCGAGGGCCGATGGCAAGGTTGACGTGATTCAGTTCAACCGGTACCAATAG